The genomic interval GCGATCCCCTGGCCGAGGACGAAGCGGGTGGGGGTAACCGCGCGGGGTGCCGTGTCGAGGAGGCGATGGGCCTCGCGGCTGCGCATCCCGGTGTGGGACAGGACGAGGTGAGTGAGGCGGTGCTCGGCGACGACGAGGATTTGGGCAATGCTCTCGGCGGCGAGCGGATCAACGTGGTTGTCGACTGCGCCGAGCACTGCCGCCGCTCTCACCCGACCGAGGTCCAGCAGACGGACCCCTGCCGCGGTGGCGGCGGTCACCAGGCGAGCCGTGCCCTGCGGACCGATGCCGTTACTGGCGACGGACAGGCGCGTGAGCCCTCCGTACGGCGCGCGCTCCAAGGCGTCCGCGAGGAGGAAGGCACCGGCGTCCCCCAACCGGGCGGCGGATACGTAGAGTTCGTCGATCGCGCCCGCTCCGATGACGGCGGCGAGGGGTGCGGTGCCGTCCGCGCCGAGCGGATTGCCGCCGATGAAGAGGCGTTCGATACGACGCCCATTACCGGCAGCGGCGAGCAACGCGTCAGCAAGGACGACGACGCCCGCCGGATCGAGCCCGGTCTGCACGAGGTCGAGCGTGCGCAACGACCGCGCGGACTCGATGAGTTCGGCCGCCGCCCGCCCTCCCCCGCTGCCCAGCGGGTTGCGCTTGAGCCACACCCCGGTGACGACCTGCGGCGAGGCCCCCAACTGGTCCGCGATCCGACAGGCACCACCGGCCGTGATCCCGTTGCAGCCGAGATAGAGCGTCTCGACGTCCCCACTCCCCCCGGCCACGACCTCGGCGCCCGCGTCCCCGAGCCCATCGGTACCGAGCAGCAAGTGCCGTACGGGAGACGGCCCTTGGGCCAACGCCTCGGCGACCAGCGCGGCACCCTCCGCCCCCAGCTCCTGCTTGCACAGGTCGAGCCGACCGTCGGGCAGGGCCGTGCCTACGGCGAAGTCGAGGCGCTCTCCGGCTGGTCGGCCTGCCCTCAACCAGTCGAGCAGCGGGGCGAGTTCGGCGACCGGTCGCGGCGGGACGTACGCCACACCGGCGAAGCCGACCGCCGGGGGATGTGGCAACGGCGAGGCAGGGACGGTCGGTGCGGGTACCGGGTCCGGTTCGCCCGGGTCGGGGGTCGTCGCGGCCTCCGGGCCGGTCGACGCATCCACCGGACGAGCCTCGCCCGAGCCGGGCGACGGAGATTCCGAGGCCCCCGCGCCCTCCCCCGGACCCGCCGCAGCTGAGCCTCCCGTGTCCTCCACGCCCCCGCTCACCACGCCGCCTCCCGATAGTCCTTGAGGAACACCCCGGACACCGGGTCACCGGCCTCGCCGCGCACGATCGGGTCGTAGACGCGGGCCGCGCCGTCCACGATGTCGAGGGGGGTGCGGAAGCCGGCTCCGGCCATGCGGTCCTTCTTGGGGGCGGGGTTCTCGTCCGTGATCCAACCCGTGTCGACGGCGCACATGTGGACGCCTTGGTGGGCGAGTTCGGCGGCGCTGGTGCGGGTGAGCATGTTGAGGGCGGCCTTGGCCATGTTGGTGTGGGGGTGGCCGGGCATCTTGTTGCGGACGGCGAACCGGCCCTCCACCGCGGTGACGTTGACGACGTACCGGCGGGGGCGCGGTGAGGCGAGCAGCAGGGGCAGCAGGCGGTCGCAGAGGAGGGCCGGGGCAAGGGCGTTGACGAGTTGGGTCTCCAGGACCTCGGCCGGGTCGAGGGCGCCGAGCCGGGCCGACCAGGAGTTCTCCGGGGACGGGTCGGGCAGGAGTCCGGCCTCGTCGGCCTCGCGGAGTACGACCGGGAGCGTCGAGGCGCCGCCCGCGAGCATCCGCATCGGTGTAAAGCCCGGCGCCTGCCGTGCGCCCTCCGGCAGCGCGTCACGCTCCCCCGCGGCCAGCAACGCGTACGACTGCGGAGGGCGCCGTACGGTCTGCGCGGCGTTGTTGACGAGGATGTCCAACGGTTCGCCCGCCTGCCTCAACTCCTCGCACAGGCCGAGTACTTGGCGGGGGTCGCGGAGGTCGACGGCTAGCACCGTCAGCCGGTCCAGCCACTTCTCGCTCCCCGGCTCGGCACGGAACCGGCGTACGGCATCGTGCGGGAACCGCGACGTGACCAGCAGCTCCGCGCCGTCCCGCAGCATCATCAGCGCCAACTGGAAACCGATCTTCACCCGCCCGCCGGTGAGCAGCGCCCGGCGCCCGCTCAGGTCCGTACTCAGCGCCCGACGTGCGGAGTTGTCGGCGGCGCAGTCGGGACACAGCCGGTGGTAGAAGGAATCCACCTGTCGATAGGGCGACTTGCAGACGTAGCAGCTGCGCGGCCTGCGGTAGACACCCCCACCGGCATCCGCGTGCCCCACCAACTCGTCCGCGCGCGCCACCAGTTCACCCGCGGCATCCAGCGGAGCGTCCTCGCGTCGGTCCACCGCCCCCGTCGCGGTCGCCGCCATCGTCGCCGCGTCGGCCGCGGACACGTCGGCGCCGCGGGCCTTGCGGCGCCGCAGCCGGCCGTCCCGGGCGAAGGACGCGGCGACCTGTTCCGCGCGCAGGCGCACCGGATCGTCGACGGGCAACTCCCGCAGCCTGCCCACCGCGTGGTGGAAGGCGGCCAGTTCCGCCTCGGTGATCCCGCCCTCGTCAGTCATCGATTCCCGCCCCGGCCGTGCCATGAAGTGGGCCCCGACCGGATTCGAACCGGCGTATCCGCCGGGAGAAGGCGGCGAGTCTGCCTCTGCTCTACAGGGCCCCCGAACGCAGCCCGGGGATCGGATTCGAACCGATGTGATTCGTCAGAGCACGACGTGCGCCTGCCTCTGCGCTACGCCCGGGTGCGCCCCCAGATCCTAACCGCACTCCTCCGCGCGCACCGCACCGAATAAACGCGCGCGTTCAGCGTGAGGTGGTGCGTCGGATCTCCAGGCGTTCCTTCTCCGACAGACCGCCCCACACACCGAAGCGTTCGTCGTTGTCGAGGGCCCACTCCAGGCAGGCCGAGCGGATCGGGCACATGCCGCAGATCCGCTTGGCCTCCCTGACGGAGCTGCCTGGTTCGGGGAAGAAGAAGTCCGCCCCGGTCTGCGCGCACAACGCCTCCTGCTGCCAGTCCAGGTCGGGCGAGGTGATCGTGTCGATGTGCATGACCAGGATCGTGCCGTCCGGCGAAAAACGTTCGATCAACGCGGGATCAACGCCACGCTCCGAGGCCTCCGGCCGCCCCGATGATGACCCCTGCGCCCGCACCGACGCACGGCGGCGCGCGGAACCGGTATGAAAACACGGAGAACTTCAGCTGTCACCGAGGGTAACCAACGCCGTGTCCGCGAACCGCTGCCGCGCTCCGGCAGCGATTGTCAGTGGGCGGTGCAAGACTCGGCACAGCAGAGAACGGGCCCTTCCTACGGGACCCTTCAATGAGGAGGGCAATGATGCTCACCACCCGTTTCGTCAACGGCGCTCCCAACTGGCTGGACGTCGGCTCGCCCGACATCGACAGCGCCATCTCCTTCTACGGCGGTCTCTTCGGCTGGCAGTTCCAGTCGGCGGGGCCCGAGGCCGGCGGCTACGGCTTCTTCCAACTCGACGGCAGGACGGTCGCCGGCGGCATGCCACTGCCCCCGGAGCACGAATCGTCCGCCTGGACCGTGTACTTCCAGAGCCCGGACGCGGAGGCCACGGCCAAGGCGGTGGAGCAGGCGCACGGCGCGGTCCTGTTCCAGCCGATGGACGTGATGGGTCAGGGCCACATGGCGATCCTCAGGGACCCGGGGGGCGCGGCGTTCGGCATCTGGCAGCCGGGCCTGATGAAGGGTGTCGACGTCGCGGGCGACCCCGGTTCGCTGACCTGGGTCGAGCTGTACACACCGGACATCGCCGCGGCGGCCGCGTTCTACTACGCCTCGCTCGGCCTGGAGACCTCCGCCGCGCCCATGCCGGGCGGCGACTACACCTGTCTCAACCCGTCCGATGGCGGTGAGGACGCGATGTTCGGCGGTGTCGTCCCGCTCGACGTCGACCCGGACGGCGCGGCCTCGGGGGCGTACTGGCTGGCGTACTTCGAGGTCGCCGACGTGGACGCCACGGTCGCCAAGGCGCAGGAGACGGGCGGCAAGGTCGCCGTGCCGGCCACCAGCATGGAGGGCGTCGGCCGTATCGCCCAGCTCACCGACCCGCACGGCGCCCGCTTCGCCGTCATCAAGAGCGA from Streptomyces sp. NBC_01288 carries:
- a CDS encoding VOC family protein, with the translated sequence MLTTRFVNGAPNWLDVGSPDIDSAISFYGGLFGWQFQSAGPEAGGYGFFQLDGRTVAGGMPLPPEHESSAWTVYFQSPDAEATAKAVEQAHGAVLFQPMDVMGQGHMAILRDPGGAAFGIWQPGLMKGVDVAGDPGSLTWVELYTPDIAAAAAFYYASLGLETSAAPMPGGDYTCLNPSDGGEDAMFGGVVPLDVDPDGAASGAYWLAYFEVADVDATVAKAQETGGKVAVPATSMEGVGRIAQLTDPHGARFAVIKSEPPQG
- a CDS encoding WhiB family transcriptional regulator yields the protein MHIDTITSPDLDWQQEALCAQTGADFFFPEPGSSVREAKRICGMCPIRSACLEWALDNDERFGVWGGLSEKERLEIRRTTSR
- a CDS encoding SDR family oxidoreductase; this translates as MTDEGGITEAELAAFHHAVGRLRELPVDDPVRLRAEQVAASFARDGRLRRRKARGADVSAADAATMAATATGAVDRREDAPLDAAGELVARADELVGHADAGGGVYRRPRSCYVCKSPYRQVDSFYHRLCPDCAADNSARRALSTDLSGRRALLTGGRVKIGFQLALMMLRDGAELLVTSRFPHDAVRRFRAEPGSEKWLDRLTVLAVDLRDPRQVLGLCEELRQAGEPLDILVNNAAQTVRRPPQSYALLAAGERDALPEGARQAPGFTPMRMLAGGASTLPVVLREADEAGLLPDPSPENSWSARLGALDPAEVLETQLVNALAPALLCDRLLPLLLASPRPRRYVVNVTAVEGRFAVRNKMPGHPHTNMAKAALNMLTRTSAAELAHQGVHMCAVDTGWITDENPAPKKDRMAGAGFRTPLDIVDGAARVYDPIVRGEAGDPVSGVFLKDYREAAW
- a CDS encoding ribonuclease inhibitor, which translates into the protein MDASTGPEAATTPDPGEPDPVPAPTVPASPLPHPPAVGFAGVAYVPPRPVAELAPLLDWLRAGRPAGERLDFAVGTALPDGRLDLCKQELGAEGAALVAEALAQGPSPVRHLLLGTDGLGDAGAEVVAGGSGDVETLYLGCNGITAGGACRIADQLGASPQVVTGVWLKRNPLGSGGGRAAAELIESARSLRTLDLVQTGLDPAGVVVLADALLAAAGNGRRIERLFIGGNPLGADGTAPLAAVIGAGAIDELYVSAARLGDAGAFLLADALERAPYGGLTRLSVASNGIGPQGTARLVTAATAAGVRLLDLGRVRAAAVLGAVDNHVDPLAAESIAQILVVAEHRLTHLVLSHTGMRSREAHRLLDTAPRAVTPTRFVLGQGIAASVKRRLEALTAHIPAPSLAPDVAAVRSVHRTARPGEAEHGVSDAPTP